One genomic window of Nicotiana sylvestris chromosome 10, ASM39365v2, whole genome shotgun sequence includes the following:
- the LOC138879580 gene encoding uncharacterized protein encodes MVVDNESSEYESIFVLVAKYDDDEDKEEDKVSFLDIQRNLKTYSKKKLMSLVNVLIDAYYNLINEKNSLIEEIGDIEQERDNMLVSIEDLKEQVEEVTIEHNLLKNQTKKWMDNTKDKEVASEAQLDLESELKKFKTSLVAELEKNRQLQEDLKGVKNDLDKSLKWTRSSDVITSMYKSNGRNMQGIGFQKAKTSYNPHSKHVTVANNRLCTHCGQTGHYKDSCKVKIQSLQKNKVFVKKKHNVEEPGPLRGKYMLPAWAKRSLIRPFYLCKGPNMA; translated from the coding sequence ATGGTTGTTGACAATGAATCTTCAGAATATGAGTCAATCTTTGTGCTCGTGGCTAAATATGATGATGACGAGGACAAAGAGGAAGATAAGGTAAGTTTTCTTGATATTCAAAGAAATTTAAAAACTTATTCTAAGAAAAAATTGATGTCTTTAGTAAATGTGTTGATTGACGCCTATTATAACCTCATTAATGAGAAAAATTCTTTAATAGAAGAAATTGGTGACATAGAACAAGAGAGGGATAATATGTTAGTTTCTATTGAAGACTTGAAGGAACAAGTGGAAGAAGTAACTATAGAACATAACTTGTTgaaaaaccaaacaaaaaaatGGATGGACAACACTAAGGATAAAGAAGTGGCTAGTGAGGCTCAACTTGATCTTGAGAGTGAGCTTAAGAAATTTAAAACAAGTCTTGTTGCTGAGCTTGAAAAGAATAGACAGCTTCAGGAGGATTTAAAAGGAGTTAAAAATGATCTTGATAAGTCACTTAAATGGACCCGGTCCTCTGATGTAATAACATCTATGTACAAGAGTAATGGTAGAAACATGCAAGGAATCGGATTCCAAAAGGCTAAAACCTCATATAATCCTCATAGCAAGCATGTAACTGTGGCTAATAATAGGTTGTGCACACACTGTGGTCAAACTGGTCATTACAAAGACTCTTGTAAAGTTAAAATTCAGTCTCtacagaaaaataaagtttttgttAAAAAGAAGCATAATGTTGAGGAACCTGGTCCTCTGAGAGGAAAATATATGTTGCCTGCATGGGCGAAAAGAAGTTTGATCCGCCCATTCTATCTTTGTAAGGGACCCAACATGGCTTGA